Proteins encoded together in one Synechococcus sp. BL107 window:
- the mfd gene encoding transcription-repair coupling factor, with protein sequence MPLRSLVHQLRDGALTGELLERSRRSERLLMRGAGRNCRALVASAMAQRDGSPLLVVVPTLEEAGRWTALLELMGWSIASLYPTSEGSPYEPFDPTSEIIWGQLQVLSDLLNDPESSGRAIVATERSLQPHLPPPDALKTTCRVLTRGDEVDLDSLAETLAKLGYERVSTIDQEGTWSRRGDIVDIFSVSSELPVRLEFFGEELVKLREFDPSTQRSLDPIDQLRLTPTGFNPLIADQLRATMPDGLSALLGDQATDELLEGGTPEGMRRLMGLAWNEPASLLDYLPDVTTVVIDERRQGLAHGQLWLDHAIEHHKEMAIEAGLSEQDRDLLWPGVLHRDVGAAYGFAEVFDGFDLAELLEEDNHPNSFDFASRPVPAYPNQFGKLGELIKGFQTDRMAVWLISAQPSRAVALLEEHDCISRFIPNAGDLPAIGRLIEQNTPVALKAKGNAELEGVLLPAWRIALVTDREFFGQQTLTSTGYVRRRRKAASRTVDPNKMRPGDFVVHRNHGIGRFKAMDKLALSGDVRDYLVVQYADGILRVAADQLGSLGRYRATSESPPQLSRMGGAAWTKAKDRAKKAVRKVALDLVKLYAERQQSNGFAFPPDGPWQTELEESFPYEPTPDQLKSTTDVKRDMERAEPMDRLVCGDVGFGKTEVAIRAIFKAITAGKQVAMLAPTTVLAQQHWRTLSERFAPYPIKVALLNRFRTTTERKSILEGLKQGTIDAVVGTHQLLSKGTSFQQLGLLVVDEEQRFGVNQKEKIKVLRKDVDVLTLSATPIPRTLYMSLSGVREMSLITTPPPLRRPIKTHLASLDPEAVRSAIRQELDRGGQVFYVVPRVEGIEDVATGLRAMLPGLKLLVAHGQMAEGELESAMVAFNAGEADVMLCTTIVESGLDIPRVNTILIEDAHRFGLAQLYQLRGRVGRSGIQAHAWLFYPGNASLSDNARQRLRAIQEFAQLGSGYQLAMRDMEIRGVGNLLGVEQSGQMETIGFDLYMEMLQESLAEIQGQDIPSVDDTQVDLPVTAFVPADWITDPDEKIAAYRAAADCASSEALVELAAGWADRYGAIPAAVQSLLQLMELKMLAKRCGFSRIKPEKPNIVLETPMEEPAFRLLRQGLPQHLHGRFVYQAGSGLQHKALARGLGALPMEKQLEQLMDWLKLMSAQIPDTEGLTADQRERKRAEKNDQVLRV encoded by the coding sequence ATGCCTCTTCGTTCCCTGGTGCATCAGCTGCGGGACGGGGCGCTCACTGGCGAATTGTTAGAGCGGAGCCGTCGGTCAGAGCGGCTCCTGATGCGAGGAGCCGGTCGTAATTGCCGAGCGCTTGTGGCTAGCGCGATGGCCCAACGGGATGGCTCGCCCTTGCTCGTTGTGGTTCCCACGTTGGAAGAAGCGGGTCGTTGGACTGCTCTTCTCGAGCTGATGGGTTGGTCAATAGCCAGTCTTTATCCAACAAGTGAGGGGTCTCCCTATGAGCCATTTGATCCCACCAGTGAAATTATTTGGGGTCAATTACAGGTTCTCAGTGACCTGCTGAATGATCCCGAATCAAGCGGTCGCGCGATTGTTGCCACAGAACGGTCTCTGCAACCTCATCTGCCACCACCAGACGCTTTAAAGACGACCTGTCGTGTCCTGACTCGGGGGGATGAGGTTGATCTGGACTCGCTTGCTGAAACACTTGCGAAACTCGGATATGAACGTGTTTCGACGATTGATCAGGAAGGGACTTGGAGTCGTCGGGGTGACATTGTTGATATTTTTTCAGTCAGCAGTGAGTTACCTGTTCGACTTGAGTTTTTTGGGGAAGAACTTGTCAAGTTACGTGAGTTCGATCCATCAACGCAGAGATCTCTTGACCCTATTGATCAGTTAAGACTGACTCCCACTGGCTTTAATCCACTTATTGCAGATCAGCTACGCGCCACGATGCCGGATGGTTTGTCGGCATTACTGGGGGATCAAGCCACCGATGAACTCCTCGAGGGTGGAACCCCAGAGGGGATGCGTCGCCTGATGGGATTGGCCTGGAATGAGCCCGCTTCCCTCTTGGATTATCTCCCCGATGTCACCACCGTTGTGATCGATGAACGGCGGCAGGGTCTTGCCCATGGTCAGCTTTGGCTGGATCACGCCATTGAGCACCACAAGGAAATGGCGATCGAGGCTGGTCTTTCTGAGCAGGATCGTGATTTGCTCTGGCCTGGAGTTCTTCATCGTGACGTTGGTGCTGCATATGGCTTTGCGGAAGTGTTTGATGGGTTTGATCTTGCGGAATTGCTCGAAGAGGACAACCATCCAAACTCCTTCGATTTCGCGAGTCGGCCTGTTCCTGCATACCCCAATCAATTCGGCAAACTCGGTGAATTAATCAAGGGTTTTCAGACAGATCGGATGGCCGTTTGGCTGATTTCGGCCCAGCCAAGTCGTGCTGTCGCCCTTCTTGAAGAGCACGATTGCATCAGTCGATTTATTCCAAACGCTGGCGATCTTCCCGCCATTGGGCGACTCATCGAACAAAACACCCCCGTTGCCCTCAAGGCAAAGGGCAACGCAGAGCTTGAGGGGGTGCTCTTGCCCGCTTGGCGCATCGCACTCGTTACAGATCGAGAGTTTTTCGGACAACAAACCCTTACCTCCACCGGGTATGTCCGACGACGGCGCAAAGCCGCGAGTCGCACGGTCGATCCCAACAAAATGCGACCAGGCGATTTTGTTGTCCATCGAAACCATGGAATTGGTCGTTTTAAAGCCATGGACAAACTCGCTTTATCCGGAGATGTCCGCGACTATCTGGTCGTTCAATACGCCGATGGAATCCTTCGTGTAGCGGCTGACCAATTGGGAAGCTTGGGTCGTTACCGGGCGACGAGTGAATCACCGCCTCAACTCAGTCGCATGGGTGGGGCAGCTTGGACGAAGGCCAAAGACCGGGCCAAAAAGGCCGTTCGGAAGGTCGCTCTTGATCTGGTGAAGCTCTATGCCGAACGCCAACAGTCAAATGGATTTGCGTTCCCTCCGGATGGTCCATGGCAGACAGAGCTAGAAGAGTCATTTCCGTATGAACCCACCCCCGATCAATTGAAGTCCACCACGGATGTGAAGCGAGATATGGAGAGGGCCGAACCCATGGATCGTTTGGTCTGTGGAGATGTTGGCTTCGGTAAAACTGAAGTGGCGATTCGTGCCATTTTCAAAGCCATTACTGCTGGAAAGCAGGTCGCCATGTTGGCGCCCACAACAGTCTTGGCTCAACAACATTGGCGAACTCTCTCTGAACGATTTGCCCCCTATCCGATCAAGGTTGCACTCCTTAATCGCTTTCGTACAACAACGGAACGTAAAAGTATTCTTGAAGGTTTAAAACAGGGCACCATTGACGCAGTCGTGGGAACTCATCAACTTTTAAGTAAGGGAACAAGCTTTCAACAGCTTGGACTCCTTGTTGTTGACGAAGAACAGCGTTTTGGAGTCAATCAAAAAGAAAAAATCAAAGTTCTCCGTAAGGATGTCGATGTTTTAACCCTGTCTGCTACACCCATTCCACGAACTCTTTACATGAGCTTGTCGGGCGTTCGGGAAATGAGTTTAATCACAACTCCACCTCCCCTTCGTCGACCGATTAAGACGCACTTAGCCTCCCTCGATCCAGAGGCCGTACGAAGTGCCATCCGACAGGAATTGGATCGTGGGGGTCAAGTGTTTTATGTAGTCCCCCGCGTGGAAGGCATTGAAGATGTAGCCACGGGCCTTCGTGCCATGCTTCCTGGGCTCAAACTTCTTGTTGCCCATGGTCAAATGGCCGAGGGAGAGTTGGAAAGTGCCATGGTGGCCTTCAATGCTGGTGAAGCAGATGTGATGCTTTGCACCACGATTGTGGAGAGTGGTCTTGATATACCGCGTGTTAATACAATTTTGATTGAAGATGCACATCGATTTGGATTAGCGCAGCTTTATCAACTGCGCGGTCGTGTGGGTCGCAGTGGTATTCAGGCCCATGCCTGGCTGTTTTATCCCGGAAATGCGTCCCTTAGTGATAATGCCCGACAACGACTCCGTGCCATTCAGGAATTCGCTCAACTGGGGAGTGGCTATCAATTAGCAATGCGAGATATGGAGATCCGAGGTGTCGGAAATCTTCTTGGCGTTGAACAAAGTGGTCAGATGGAAACGATTGGCTTTGATTTGTATATGGAGATGCTTCAGGAGTCTTTGGCTGAGATCCAAGGACAAGATATTCCATCGGTGGATGACACCCAAGTGGACTTACCCGTCACTGCTTTTGTTCCTGCCGATTGGATCACGGATCCCGATGAAAAAATTGCTGCCTACAGGGCAGCAGCCGACTGCGCGTCCTCCGAAGCATTGGTGGAATTAGCAGCGGGCTGGGCCGATCGATATGGGGCCATTCCTGCTGCTGTTCAGTCGCTGTTGCAACTCATGGAGTTGAAGATGTTGGCGAAACGATGCGGTTTCTCCAGGATCAAGCCGGAGAAACCAAACATCGTGCTGGAAACCCCAATGGAAGAACCAGCCTTCCGGCTGCTGCGTCAGGGACTGCCGCAACACCTCCACGGTCGCTTTGTCTATCAAGCCGGGAGTGGTCTTCAGCACAAGGCATTAGCTCGTGGCCTTGGTGCACTCCCGATGGAGAAACAATTGGAGCAACTGATGGATTGGCTCAAGCTGATGTCAGCTCAAATCCCAGACACAGAAGGGCTAACGGCTGACCAGCGGGAACGCAAAAGAGCCGAGAAAAACGATCAGGTCCTCAGGGTGTAG
- a CDS encoding S41 family peptidase, which translates to MAKSVKLRSFLRTTPLLLILGLGGVTTAVTLGAPGLTLPSASGGSISDSPKEVIDQVWQIVYRDYLDSSGDYDEKTWRQLRRNLLQKSFAGSAESYEAIRGMLASLNDPYTRFLDPKQFKEMRIDTSGELMGVGIQLSLDKATKELVVVSPIEGTPASRAGVLSKDVIVTIDGRSTKGMSTEDAVKLIRGPEGSEVVLGLRRGGEIIDFPLTRDRIEINAVSYKLNTTQDQRKIGYIRLKQFNANAAKEMREAARSLEDQDVDGYVLDLRGNPGGLLEASIDIARQWLNEGIIVSTQTREGIRDVRRATGSAITDKPLVVLIDQGSASASEILSGSLQDNARAKLVGQKTFGKGLVQAVRGLSDGSGLTVTIAKYLTPKGTDIHKNGIEPDVKSEMTEKQLKDFTIEKLGTSQDSQYVQALKILTNKLN; encoded by the coding sequence ATGGCTAAGTCAGTGAAGTTGCGATCCTTTCTTCGCACAACACCTCTACTGCTAATTCTGGGTTTAGGTGGAGTTACCACAGCAGTCACGTTGGGTGCACCCGGGTTGACCCTCCCGAGCGCTAGCGGAGGATCGATTAGCGATAGCCCGAAAGAGGTGATCGATCAGGTTTGGCAGATCGTTTATCGAGATTATCTCGATTCAAGTGGTGATTACGATGAGAAAACTTGGCGTCAATTACGTCGAAACCTTCTCCAAAAATCGTTTGCCGGTAGCGCTGAGTCCTACGAAGCAATTCGTGGAATGCTTGCGAGCTTGAATGATCCATACACCCGTTTCCTGGACCCGAAACAATTCAAGGAGATGCGAATTGATACGTCCGGCGAGTTGATGGGAGTGGGCATTCAATTGAGTCTTGACAAAGCAACTAAGGAATTAGTTGTTGTGTCTCCGATTGAAGGAACTCCTGCATCACGAGCAGGTGTTCTTTCGAAGGACGTAATTGTAACCATTGATGGGAGATCCACAAAAGGGATGAGTACAGAAGATGCCGTTAAGTTAATTCGTGGTCCTGAAGGATCTGAAGTTGTTTTAGGACTTCGTCGTGGTGGCGAAATCATAGATTTCCCTTTAACTCGAGATCGGATTGAGATTAATGCGGTTTCCTACAAGCTAAATACAACACAAGATCAACGTAAAATTGGATATATTCGCCTTAAGCAATTTAATGCGAATGCAGCCAAGGAAATGCGAGAAGCTGCAAGGTCGCTTGAAGACCAAGACGTTGATGGCTATGTCCTTGATCTGAGAGGAAACCCTGGGGGACTGTTAGAAGCGAGCATTGACATTGCTCGCCAATGGTTGAATGAGGGAATCATTGTGAGCACACAAACGCGAGAAGGCATACGTGATGTACGACGGGCCACAGGCAGTGCCATCACAGATAAGCCCTTGGTTGTCTTGATCGATCAAGGATCAGCCAGTGCCAGTGAAATCTTATCTGGATCTCTGCAAGATAATGCTCGAGCAAAATTGGTTGGCCAAAAAACATTCGGTAAAGGTTTGGTTCAGGCAGTGCGGGGATTATCTGATGGTTCTGGACTAACCGTGACGATTGCGAAGTATCTAACCCCCAAGGGAACCGATATTCATAAAAATGGAATTGAACCAGATGTTAAATCGGAAATGACTGAGAAACAGCTCAAGGATTTCACAATAGAAAAACTAGGTACGAGTCAAGATTCTCAATATGTACAAGCTCTAAAAATATTGACTAATAAATTAAACTAA